One window from the genome of Gimesia aquarii encodes:
- a CDS encoding multiheme c-type cytochrome, producing MTSSDSSVVESQPRRVVRRAVGPKLRKVLYLVLFLVALLGANSIYLVSITVYDWLSGETLENWFYQYMFLGHLILGLLLLAPFVLFGVVHIFNTKNRLNRRAVRVGYALFITSCLLLISGILLLRIGSFDLKNPTARSITYWCHVISPLFAIWLYWLHRLVGPKIRWKVGITYMGFISVMVAGMLMFHSADPRKWNVAGPQEGEKYFFPSLARTATGDFIPAKALMMDDYCQKCHPDTHADWKNSVHHLSSFNNPAYLASVRETRKVAFERDGNLQAARFCAGCHDPVPFFSGAFDDPNFDDINHPTAQAGITCTSCHAITHVNSVRGNSDFTIEEPIHYPFAFSDNPFLQWVNNQLVKAKPAFHKKTFLKDLHKSTEFCGSCHKVHLPEELNQYKFLRGQNHYDSFLLSGVSGHGARSFYYPPQAEENCNKCHMPAKASDDFAARHFYDSKELSVHNHLFPSANTAIAALRNDSSTVKAHQDFLKDNLRVDLFGIREEGTIDGKLTAPLRPEVPVLKPGKTYLLETVLRTLKVGHHFTQGTADSNEVWLDIVVKSGDRIIGRSGSREEDGTVDPWSHFVNAFVIDREGNRIARRNAEDIFVALYNNQIPPGAGQTIHYELKLPKNLTAPVTVEAKLQYRKFDTHYMQFIASSLESKGQKLPGKQPGVPYVNTLPITTIASDTITFPVEGVTTKVTNKPVEIPEWERWNDYGIGLFLKGKAELRQATEAFERVDQLGRYDGSLNLARVYFREGRLLDAVDILKKATTFTDPPAPAWTLAWLSGKVNQQLGHLEEAERNFRSVLEDQTEERIRRGFDFSKDYVVINDLGQNLFDQAKRFRTKAQQDQRDQLLDRAKAQFLKTLELDPENVTAHYNLSLIYEQREQAELATKHRKLHQKYKIDDTARGLSERKAREKYPAANHAAEHPVIYSLNRTIKP from the coding sequence ATGACATCCTCCGATTCATCAGTGGTTGAATCACAACCACGCCGCGTTGTTCGCCGCGCCGTCGGTCCGAAATTGCGCAAGGTATTATATCTGGTTTTGTTTCTAGTCGCGTTACTGGGCGCCAATTCCATTTACCTGGTCAGTATCACTGTTTACGACTGGTTGAGTGGTGAAACTCTGGAGAACTGGTTTTATCAATATATGTTTCTAGGACATTTGATCCTGGGACTATTACTACTGGCTCCCTTTGTTCTGTTTGGCGTAGTGCATATCTTTAATACGAAGAACCGTCTCAATCGCCGCGCGGTGCGTGTGGGTTATGCGCTGTTCATCACTTCCTGCCTGTTATTGATCTCCGGAATCCTCTTATTACGGATTGGCTCATTCGACTTAAAAAACCCGACCGCACGGTCGATCACTTATTGGTGCCATGTAATCTCTCCACTATTTGCCATCTGGCTTTACTGGCTGCATCGGCTGGTAGGCCCCAAAATCCGCTGGAAAGTTGGCATCACATATATGGGTTTCATTTCCGTCATGGTGGCTGGCATGTTAATGTTCCATTCGGCTGATCCCCGCAAGTGGAATGTCGCTGGTCCCCAGGAAGGTGAGAAATACTTCTTTCCTTCACTGGCTCGTACTGCAACCGGCGACTTCATTCCGGCAAAAGCATTGATGATGGATGACTATTGTCAAAAGTGTCACCCTGATACTCATGCTGACTGGAAAAACAGTGTGCATCATCTCAGCTCATTTAATAATCCCGCTTATCTGGCATCAGTTCGTGAAACACGCAAAGTGGCTTTTGAACGTGATGGCAACTTACAAGCAGCCCGCTTCTGCGCAGGTTGCCATGATCCGGTCCCTTTCTTCAGTGGCGCCTTTGATGATCCCAACTTTGACGATATCAATCATCCCACAGCTCAGGCAGGGATTACCTGCACTTCTTGCCATGCCATCACTCACGTCAACAGTGTGCGCGGTAATAGTGACTTCACAATAGAAGAACCAATCCACTACCCCTTCGCTTTTAGTGACAACCCGTTTTTACAATGGGTCAATAACCAGTTGGTAAAAGCAAAGCCTGCGTTTCATAAAAAAACGTTTTTAAAAGATTTGCACAAATCAACTGAATTCTGTGGCTCTTGTCACAAGGTGCATTTACCCGAAGAGCTAAATCAATATAAATTTCTACGTGGGCAAAACCATTATGACTCTTTTTTACTGAGTGGTGTTTCTGGTCATGGCGCACGGAGTTTTTATTATCCGCCGCAAGCAGAAGAAAATTGCAACAAATGTCACATGCCTGCGAAAGCCTCAGATGATTTTGCAGCCAGACACTTTTACGATTCTAAAGAACTCAGTGTCCACAACCATTTGTTTCCCTCCGCCAATACAGCGATTGCCGCCCTGCGCAATGATTCGAGCACAGTAAAGGCCCATCAGGATTTTCTCAAAGATAATCTGCGTGTCGATTTATTCGGCATCCGGGAAGAGGGAACCATCGACGGAAAATTGACTGCCCCCTTACGTCCCGAAGTCCCTGTGTTAAAGCCGGGTAAAACATATCTGTTAGAGACGGTACTCCGTACCCTGAAAGTAGGACACCATTTCACCCAAGGCACTGCCGATTCGAATGAGGTCTGGCTGGACATCGTTGTCAAAAGTGGTGACCGCATCATTGGCCGCAGCGGTTCTCGGGAAGAAGATGGGACCGTTGACCCCTGGTCGCATTTTGTGAATGCGTTTGTGATCGACCGCGAAGGCAATCGTATCGCGCGTCGTAACGCAGAAGACATTTTTGTCGCCCTCTATAATAATCAGATTCCCCCCGGCGCCGGGCAAACCATTCATTATGAGCTCAAGCTTCCCAAGAATCTAACGGCTCCGGTCACCGTTGAAGCCAAACTGCAGTATCGAAAATTTGATACACACTATATGCAGTTCATCGCATCCTCTCTTGAATCCAAAGGACAGAAACTCCCTGGAAAGCAGCCGGGCGTCCCTTATGTGAATACGTTGCCAATTACCACAATTGCCTCTGATACGATTACGTTTCCCGTAGAAGGAGTTACAACCAAGGTCACAAACAAGCCAGTTGAGATTCCGGAGTGGGAACGTTGGAACGATTATGGCATCGGACTCTTTCTCAAAGGCAAAGCAGAATTAAGACAGGCGACTGAAGCATTCGAACGAGTCGATCAACTGGGCCGCTATGACGGCTCTTTGAATCTTGCGCGCGTTTACTTTCGTGAAGGACGATTATTGGACGCTGTAGATATTCTGAAAAAAGCCACTACATTTACTGATCCCCCCGCCCCTGCCTGGACGCTCGCCTGGCTAAGCGGCAAGGTAAACCAGCAGTTGGGACATCTGGAAGAAGCAGAACGAAACTTTCGCAGTGTGCTGGAAGATCAGACCGAAGAGCGAATCCGCCGCGGATTTGACTTCAGTAAAGATTATGTCGTCATTAATGACCTGGGGCAAAACTTGTTCGATCAGGCCAAGCGCTTCCGTACCAAAGCCCAGCAAGACCAGCGCGATCAACTTCTGGATCGGGCAAAGGCGCAGTTCTTAAAGACACTTGAACTGGATCCGGAAAATGTGACCGCGCATTACAATCTCTCATTAATCTATGAGCAACGGGAACAAGCAGAACTAGCAACCAAACATCGTAAACTACATCAGAAATACAAAATCGATGATACGGCAAGAGGGCTTTCCGAACGAAAGGCTCGTGAAAAGTACCCGGCGGCTAACCACGCGGCCGAACATCCTGTCATTTATTCACTCAATCGAACGATAAAACCATAA
- a CDS encoding CRTAC1 family protein has product MAKPNDANLEEETQQNDESIGRAFWYSLIVMAVVALVGGAIFFITQQGQPQEIVKETPLTLPKERDVEEIILPKIPFTDITKEAGIDFVHNNGAAGEKLLPETMGGGAAFFDYDNDGDQDLLLVGAQNWPWDQKQEIPSTGSSLTLYQNDGTGNFKDVTADMGLNVSLYGMGVACGDYDNDGRVDLFISALGTNRLFKNEGNRFNEVTSQAGIGGPSELWSTSCGWFDYDRDGDLDLLVCNYVEWTRNFDRAQNFTLKGGIRAYGRPQNFNGVHPLLYQNQGNGKFIEVSEQAGLKIFSAGTGVPLGKSLGLNFYDFDQDGYLDIFITNDTVQNFLFHNQQNGTFSEMAAISGVAFDMDGNARGAMGIDIASFRNDDTIGIAIGNFANEMTALYTSPGKEMQFIDEAVSNGLGPQTRLALTFGVFFFDADLDGRLDLFSANGHLEEDINIVQQRQHYKQAPQLFWNCGPEHATEFLPLDESLVGSDFVRPLVGRGATFGDIDADGDLDILIMTTGDRPRLLRNDQQTGHHWVRFQLTGDPNNASPENPLVSSRDALGARIQIKTKSGLQSRTLTPARSYLSQTESPITFGLGNDSEIISVSVMWPSGNISTWDNLESDRLYQISEQKGLVEK; this is encoded by the coding sequence ATGGCAAAACCAAACGACGCTAATCTGGAAGAAGAAACACAACAAAACGACGAATCCATTGGTCGTGCCTTTTGGTATTCCCTGATCGTGATGGCGGTCGTCGCGCTTGTTGGAGGGGCAATTTTTTTCATTACACAACAAGGTCAGCCTCAAGAAATAGTAAAGGAAACCCCATTAACCTTACCCAAAGAACGTGATGTTGAAGAAATCATTCTCCCCAAGATTCCCTTTACTGACATTACAAAAGAGGCAGGCATCGATTTCGTTCACAACAATGGCGCTGCGGGAGAAAAACTGCTTCCTGAAACGATGGGAGGTGGCGCTGCATTTTTTGATTATGATAATGATGGTGATCAGGACTTACTGCTGGTCGGCGCACAAAATTGGCCATGGGATCAAAAACAGGAAATACCAAGTACAGGATCTTCATTGACCTTGTACCAGAATGATGGCACTGGCAACTTTAAAGATGTGACTGCCGACATGGGCTTGAATGTTTCGCTCTATGGAATGGGAGTCGCCTGTGGAGATTATGACAACGATGGACGCGTCGATCTGTTTATTTCCGCCTTGGGAACCAATCGTCTCTTCAAAAATGAAGGGAATCGTTTCAATGAAGTCACGAGTCAAGCAGGTATCGGCGGCCCCTCAGAGCTTTGGAGCACTAGTTGCGGCTGGTTTGATTATGACCGTGATGGCGATCTGGATCTCTTAGTCTGCAACTATGTGGAATGGACTCGCAATTTTGATCGCGCGCAGAATTTTACTCTGAAAGGTGGCATTCGCGCTTACGGTCGTCCACAAAATTTTAATGGCGTACATCCCCTGCTCTATCAGAATCAGGGAAATGGAAAATTCATTGAAGTGTCTGAACAAGCCGGTTTGAAAATTTTCAGTGCAGGCACAGGAGTCCCATTAGGAAAATCACTGGGGTTGAATTTTTATGATTTTGATCAAGATGGATATCTTGATATCTTCATCACCAATGATACCGTTCAAAATTTTCTGTTTCATAATCAGCAAAATGGTACTTTTTCAGAAATGGCCGCAATCTCTGGCGTTGCGTTTGACATGGATGGCAACGCGCGCGGTGCAATGGGCATTGACATCGCCTCATTTCGTAACGATGACACCATCGGAATCGCCATTGGAAACTTTGCCAATGAGATGACAGCCCTCTATACCTCTCCCGGAAAAGAAATGCAGTTCATTGATGAAGCGGTCTCAAACGGACTGGGTCCGCAAACACGGTTGGCTTTGACATTCGGCGTCTTCTTCTTCGATGCCGATCTTGATGGTCGCCTCGACTTGTTCTCTGCCAATGGTCATCTTGAAGAAGACATCAACATTGTGCAGCAACGGCAGCACTACAAACAAGCGCCGCAATTATTCTGGAACTGCGGTCCCGAACATGCTACTGAGTTTCTCCCCTTAGATGAATCTCTTGTTGGCTCTGACTTCGTGCGACCTCTGGTGGGCCGTGGCGCCACATTCGGTGATATCGATGCAGACGGAGATTTGGATATATTAATAATGACAACCGGAGACAGACCCAGACTCTTACGTAACGATCAACAAACGGGTCATCATTGGGTCCGTTTCCAGCTCACGGGAGATCCGAACAATGCAAGTCCGGAGAATCCTCTGGTTTCCAGCAGAGATGCACTGGGCGCCCGAATTCAAATCAAAACCAAATCGGGTCTACAAAGCCGAACTTTAACTCCCGCGCGCAGTTACTTATCCCAAACTGAGTCACCCATTACCTTTGGGTTAGGTAATGACAGCGAAATCATCTCTGTCTCGGTTATGTGGCCATCTGGAAACATCTCGACATGGGATAACCTCGAATCGGACCGGTTGTATCAGATTTCAGAGCAAAAAGGACTTGTTGAGAAATAA
- a CDS encoding DUF1501 domain-containing protein, protein MSLKQSRRDFLHVGFAGGIGLTLPQFLRMKSAQAELKHYESKEGVAKSVIFIYLPGGAAHQETWDPKPYAPVEYRGPMNSIDTNVSGVRLNEKMVKTAQVMDKLTICRSMSHGEAAHERGTHNMFTGYRPSPALQFPSMGSVVTHEFGPKNNMPQYVCIPNQPNTFAGTGYLSSSFAPFSVGSDPASNGFKVRDLNLPGGVDTNRFTRRRSILGAVNDHFVSKEKSDALEAVDTFYKQAYDMVSSKASQEAFDLNKEDAKTRDAYGRNSAGARMLLSRRLVEAGARFVTMTYGGWDMHDRIQDGINRNVPSFDQAFATLISDLSTRGLLKSTLVCVCSEFGRTPKINATSGRDHWPKVFSVVMAGGGIKGGNIYGASDAIASEPEDNPLSVMDWATTIYHCMGIVSDKELMAPGDRPIEIVNGGKVIKELLA, encoded by the coding sequence ATGAGCTTGAAACAATCACGTCGTGACTTTTTGCATGTAGGTTTTGCAGGTGGTATCGGACTGACTTTGCCACAGTTCCTGCGAATGAAAAGTGCACAAGCGGAACTGAAACATTACGAAAGTAAAGAAGGTGTCGCAAAATCGGTCATCTTCATTTATCTTCCAGGGGGAGCCGCCCATCAGGAAACATGGGATCCCAAGCCTTATGCTCCTGTTGAGTACCGCGGGCCCATGAATTCGATCGACACAAATGTTTCGGGAGTTCGATTGAATGAGAAGATGGTGAAAACTGCACAGGTTATGGACAAGCTGACAATTTGCCGTTCCATGTCACACGGTGAAGCGGCTCACGAAAGGGGCACACACAATATGTTCACCGGATATCGTCCTAGCCCTGCTCTGCAATTCCCCAGTATGGGAAGTGTAGTCACACACGAATTCGGTCCTAAGAACAACATGCCACAATATGTGTGCATTCCTAATCAGCCCAACACATTTGCAGGTACAGGATACCTTAGCTCTTCCTTTGCCCCATTCAGTGTTGGTTCCGACCCAGCATCTAACGGTTTCAAAGTACGTGACCTGAATCTGCCCGGCGGTGTTGATACCAACCGATTCACACGTCGTCGCTCGATATTGGGAGCCGTTAATGATCACTTTGTTTCCAAAGAAAAATCGGATGCATTGGAAGCCGTTGACACCTTCTATAAGCAAGCCTACGACATGGTTTCTTCCAAAGCTTCGCAGGAAGCTTTTGATCTCAACAAAGAAGATGCCAAAACTCGTGACGCTTATGGTCGTAATTCCGCAGGAGCTCGCATGCTGCTTTCACGGCGTCTTGTTGAAGCGGGTGCTCGCTTCGTAACCATGACATACGGCGGCTGGGATATGCACGATCGTATTCAAGATGGAATCAACAGAAACGTGCCTTCGTTTGATCAAGCATTCGCTACTTTGATCTCAGATCTTAGCACACGTGGACTGCTCAAGAGCACTCTAGTGTGTGTCTGTAGTGAATTTGGTCGAACACCAAAAATTAACGCGACATCCGGACGAGACCACTGGCCAAAAGTCTTTAGTGTCGTAATGGCTGGGGGAGGCATCAAAGGTGGAAACATCTATGGTGCATCTGATGCCATTGCCAGTGAACCAGAAGACAACCCACTTTCTGTAATGGATTGGGCAACAACGATCTACCATTGTATGGGAATCGTTTCTGATAAAGAACTCATGGCACCTGGTGACCGACCCATTGAAATTGTCAATGGCGGTAAAGTCATCAAGGAGCTTCTTGCTTAA